One window from the genome of Engraulis encrasicolus isolate BLACKSEA-1 chromosome 16, IST_EnEncr_1.0, whole genome shotgun sequence encodes:
- the LOC134466241 gene encoding uncharacterized protein LOC134466241 — translation MGKKRRHGHGGVRSSGKGDSMGPPGDEHCYGDSRKPVQAGPVPGKVVLLKRGLATSGDGKTTTTPAPKTPNKKLTPKKKVEWIPYTSSPASDADLDSVWLIKARMKATLPKEPSPEPPTDRLKHLSLLEPLLPLDIESSGAGEGSYLQGLRRPSWTESRAVTGSCGQAAHWESGWSSYSVGQGEDAEGRSESPDRGSTCYYSCAPASSEDMMPFRRKKAASRWPSVSWADDDYWASWDGWDEVIDWDDDSGPSRRRGGRCRQQAKRNAQRWGNKGGQR, via the coding sequence atggggaagaagaggaggcatGGGCATGGGGGAGTCAGGTCATCTGGAAAAGGGGACTCCATGGGTCCGCCTGGTGATGAGCACTGCTATGGTGACAGTAGAAAACCTGTCCAGGCAGGGCCTGTGCCTGGTAAGGTGGTGCTGCTCAAAAGAGGCCTGGCCACGTCTGGCGATGGCAAAACCACCACTACCCCTGCCCCTAAAACCCCCAACAAAAAACTCACACCGAAGAAGAAGGTGGAGTGGATTCCGTACACGTCGTCCCCCGCCTCTGACGCAGACCTAGACTCAGTGTGGCTTATTAAGGCCCGTATGAAAGCCACCCTTCCCAAGGAGCCAAGCCCTGAGCCCCCCACAGACCGCCTGAAGCACCTCAGCTTACTGGAGCCCCTCCTTCCCTTGGACATCGAGAGCTCGGGGGCCGGGGAGGGTTCTTACCTGCAGGGGCTCCGAAGGCCGAGCTGGACCGAGAGCAGAGCGGTGACAGGCAGCTGTGGCCAAGCGGCACACTGGGAGTCTGGGTGGTCCTCCTATTCAGTTGGCCAAGGAGAGGACGCGGAGGGCCGCTCGGAGAGCCCTGACAGGGGGAGCACCTGCTACTACAGCTGTGCCCCGGCCTCCAGCGAGGACATGATGCCCTTCCGGCGCAAGAAGGCCGCCAGCCGCTGGCCCAGTGTGTCCTGGGCGGATGATGACTACTGGGCCAGCTGGGATGGCTGGGACGAGGTCATCGACTGGGACGACGACAGCGGGCCCtcgaggaggagggggggcagatGCCGCCAACAGGCCAAGAGGAATGCCCAGCGCTGGGGCAACAAGGGGGGCCAGCGGTGA
- the arhgef18a gene encoding rho guanine nucleotide exchange factor 18a codes for MMDEIDALRLKLEESVILSNTEPINIEDAHYAQLRGDLEADVQGFEAETWGLSVDPEYMKELPKEAVKRQEVIYELIQTEINYVRVLRIMIGVFVKELRDSMQMEEARLHKLLPPVDGLLNIHLHFLSCLKERRQQSAAPGNDKNYCMQRLGDLLCAQFSGETGDLMKEHYGVFCSHHNEAVSFYKEQVQNNKKLTYIMRRISQLAIVRRLEIPACILLVTQRITKYPVLVERIIKNTEAGTEEHAALVQALALIKHTISQVDNHVNEYEKAQRLHEIAARLEPKSMVRMKNDRLFRRDDLLCRGRRLLHEGPVSCRNASGRLKEINAVLLTDVLILLQEKDQKYVFSTVMDNKSSVIPLQKLIVRNVALDEKAIFLISALSDVPEMYEILTGSKEERDRWIGLIWQAASSCPEDTDEELASEQGEAIPSKIREYQEQLYTKDAQIVQHLEDKLHAFAKLLEKIAGVEDLTPHHRLLLRGSTPDLQQGEQLLVGAIADVEALQVLLLRTEKAEDCVDGAVGPDPATLLARAQTFQSYDRRNGALQTESMPKEKAPRPNSDPLLREHYLEESMEQSADEEVTASTQQVEAAMFPKAEFSEKLVALSQKLYSLQAVIAQHDTNAELQRAVATADRASRQRGNVLLEQEKQRNMEKQREEQANFQRLQLQHRQETERWERERERQRVAAEVTEAELRQRREECERAEAQLAAEKEELNRQREAYQQDLERLRDTTRTVEKQRDELEQQRKKLEKQKKPNTISNPGSFNYEAAQLLASSATGEWGLSVKTPASEDLLFRTKSHVRPSLPQATSGFLERPPDVPPRRESISPSATKSDRPIHLISTTTEQSLKAGAAIQQQIPTKLATLSKGKEKEKGGKEKSSKEKGGKGKSHHRTNSAASIEVSQVIPIKVAGKEGGSLKAKRSSSPRRLHPDTFIHPDKLPPNTKPSHSASMHRKAAHGQEPHPHHRRAGTTKKDDVIFF; via the exons ATGATGGATGAGATCGACGCGCTCAGACTGAAGTTGGAAGAGTCTGTGATCCTCTCCAATACAGAGCCCATCAACATtgaag ATGCCCACTATGCTCAGTTGCGTGGGGATCTGGAGGCAGACGTGCAGGGCTTTGAGGCGGAGACCTGGGGGCTGAGTGTAGACCCAGAGTACATGAAGGAGCTCCCCAAGGAGGCGGTCAAGAGGCAGGAGGTCATCTACG AGCTGATCCAGACGGAGATCAACTATGTGCGGGTGCTGAGGATCATGATCGGCGTGTTCGTGAAAGAGCTACGCGATTCCATGCAGATGGAGGAGGCGCGGCTTCACAAGCTCCTCCCACCGGTCGACGGGCTGCTCAACATCCACCTGCACTTCCTGTCCTGTCTCAAGGAGCGACGGCAACAGTCGGCGGCGCCTGGCAACGACAAAAACTACTGCATGCAGCGCCTTGGAGACCTCCTGTGCGCACAG TTTTCAGGAGAGACGGGAGACCTGATGAAGGAGCACTATGGGGTTTTCTGCAGCCACCACAACGAGGCTGTCAGCTTCTACAAAGAGCAAGTCCAGAACAACAAGAAGCTGACCTATATCATGAGG AGGATAAGCCAGCTGGCCATTGTGAGGCGGCTGGAGATCCCCGCGTGCATTCTCCTGGTCACTCAGCGAATCACGAAATACCCCGTCCTGGTCGAACGCATCATAAAAAACACTGAGG CTGGCACAGAGGAGCACGCTGCACTGGTGCAGGCACTGGCACTTATCAAGCACACCATCTCGCAGGTGGACAACCACGTCAATGAGTACGAGAAGGCGCAGCGGCTGCACGAGATTGCGGCTCGGCTGGAGCCCAAGTCAATGGTGCGCATGAAGAACGACCGGCTGTTCCGTCGAGATGACCTGTTGTGCCGAGGGCGGCGCCTGCTCCACGAGGGACCCGTCAGCTGCCGCAACGCCTCCGGACGCTTGAAAG aaatCAATGCAGTGTTACTGACAGATGTGCTGATATTACTGCAAGAGAAAGACCAGAAATACGTCTTCTCCACTGTGATG GACAACAAATCGTCTGTGATTCCCCTGCAAAAGCTGATTGTGCGTAATGTGGCGCTGGATGAGAAGGCCATATTCCTGATCTCTGCCTTGTCTGACGTGCCGGAGATGTACGAGATCCTGACGGGATCGAAAGAGGAGCGCGACCGCTGGATCGGCCTCATCTGGCAAGCCGCCAGCAG CTGCCCTGAAGATACAGACGAGGAGCTAGCCAGTGAGCAAGGCGAGGCCATCCCTTCAAAGATAAGAGAATACCAAG AGCAACTGTACACAAAAGACGCCCAGATTGTACAGCACCTCGAGGACAAGCTGCACGCCTTTGCAAAGCTGCTAGAGAAAATAGCAGGAGTGGAGGACTTGACACCGCACCACCGCCTGCTGCTCCGTGGCTCTACCCCTGACCTCCAGCAGGGGGAGCAGCTTCTCGTAGGCGCCATAGCTGATG TGGAGGCGCTGCAGGTGCTGCTCCTGAGGACGGAGAAGGCTGAGGACTGTGTGGACGGCGCGGTGGGGCCTGACCCGGCAACGCTGCTCGCCAGAGCTCAGACCTTCCAGAGCTACGACAGGAGAA ATGGAGCGCTGCAGACAGAGAGCATGCCGAAGGAGAAAGCACCGCGGCCCAATTCTGATCCCCTGCTGAGGGAGCACTACCTGGAGGAGAGCATGGAGCAATCG GCTGATGAGGAGGTCACCGCTAGTACCCAGCAGGTGGAAGCAGCCATGTTCCCCAAAGCAGAG TTTTCAGAGAAGCTGGTGGCTCTGTCCCAAAAACTATACAGCCTGCAG gCGGTCATCGCCCAGCACGACACCAATGCCGAGCTCCAGCGCGCCGTTGCCACCGCCGACCGTGCCAGCCGCCAGCGCGGCAACGTGCTCCTGGAGCAGGAGAAGCAGCGCAACATGGAGAAGCAGCGGGAGGAGCAGGCCAACTTCCAGCGGCTGCAGCTGCAGCACCGGCAGGAGACGGAACGCTGGGAGCGCGAGCGGGAGCGTCAGCGCGTGGCGGCCGAGGTCACCGAGGCGGAGCTGCGTCAGCGGCGCGAGGAGTGTGAGCGTGCGGAGGCTCAGCTGGCGGCCGAGAAGGAGGAGCTGAATCGGCAGCGCGAGGCCTACCAGCAGGACCTGGAGCGGCTGCGGGACACCACGCGCACCGTGGAGAAGCAGCGCGACGAGCTGGAGCAGCAGCGCAAGAAACTGGAGAAGCAGAAGAAGCCCAACACCATCTCCAACCCAGGAAGCTTCAACTACGAGGCCGCGCAG TTATTGGCCAGCTCGGCCACTGGCGAATGGGGTCTGTCTGTGAAGACACCCGCCAGCGAGGACCTCCTCTTCCGCACCAAGTCGCACGTGCGGCCCAGCCTGCCACAGGCCACCTCAGGCTTCCTGGAGAGGCCACCCGATGTGCCACCGCGGCGTGAGAGCATCAGCCCCTCCGCCACCAAGAGCGACCGTCCCATCCACCTGATCAGCACCACCACCGAGCAGTCGCTCAAGGCCGGCGCAGCCATCCAGCAGCAGATCCCCACCAAGCTGGCGACGCTCAGCAAGggcaaggagaaggagaagggcgGCAAAGAGAAGAGCAGCAAGGAGAAGGGCGGCAAGGGCAAGTCCCACCACCGCACCAACAGCGCCG